The sequence CTCTATTTGTGGAGAGTTCTTCCAGTCCTCAAAAAGGAGACAGATGGCGGTCTCAAACTGACGAACATCATCAATACCCACCAGTGAGCATATCCGCTCGCCCATCCTTGCGTCTGCTAACGCCAACACAGCCATCACGACCATGCGGGAGGAAACAAGGAGATCGTGAGGAAGATATGATATAACTACTTGGTATTAGCTGACTTTACGATAGCTTAAGCATTTCAAGCTCCCAATCATTGGCGGCCGCGATTGCAATCTAGTCAGCAAGACTCCCGCACACAAGGAAACATTCAAAATTGGTTCCATAGAAGTCACCGCCCTTCACACACCATGCCATACGCAAGACAGCGTTTGCTTCTATTTCAAAGATGGGGACGACAAGGCCGTCTTCACCGGTGACACCATGTTCATCGGCGGCTGTGGCCGCTTTTTTGAAGGTACAGCGGAGGAGATGCACAAAGCACTGAACGAGACTCTGGCCGCGTTGCCGGATGACACCAAGATATACCCAGGTCACGAGTACACCAAGGGCAACGTCAAGTTTGCAAAGACTGTAGCGAAGGACAACGAAGCCGTCAAGAAGCTTGACGCCTACTCCCAGGCGAACAAGGAAACTCAAGGCAAGTTCACCATCGGCGACGAGAAGGTAAGATTTCTTCAGAAAAGCATCTGCACATGAAATATACTGACACACTCAGAAACACAACGTCTTCATGCTCTTCGCCGACCCCGAGATCCAGAAAGCCGCCGGGCAAACTGAGCCCGTAGAAGTCGTACGCTCACTGCGAGCACTAAAGGACAAATTGTAGATCTACTAACCATGTTAAGCATGTGTGTAGCTTAGAAGTGTACCGACGACTTCGAATTAAAAAAAATGTTCCACACTCTCAACCACCGTACCCTGACATACAGTACTACGTCAAAAGTTAGTTCCACTAAGCGAATCCCCGCATCATCACCACGCCCACCACCCTACTTTGTAAGGCAATTGAGATAGCTACACATAGTCAAAACGCTCTAAATTTTAAGGTTGTACTGTTCTATACTAGTATTTTGTTTACTAGCCTTTTGCCTTCCTGCAGGCACTTAGGCGTGCTGGcatactactaataagtttCTTAATAAGCAAGTTTAGGATGCAACGCTAGCACTCCTTTAACGCCTTATAAAACTTATCCTAATGCTCTTCTACCttgctatagttgttaaacTGTAGGTAGAGCTTATGCATCATCCGTTTAAGGCGCcactagaggtgcttaattaggttaagattAGGTAAGTAAGCCAGCTATAGGAGAGTTGTAATGTTGTAATCTGCTATAAATGTCTGTACAGCGTAGGAGGTGTGTATACGCGCGTTATCCTGCATAAAAAGCTAAgacttataatagtaaggtaaGAGACCTTGCTTAAGTGTTTTAATGTAACTTTTGCTGGTATAGCTACCACGTGGAGTATTAGGGTCCCTCTCCATAATAATGAGTAGACTCTGCTGTGGTCTACCCCGTGCATCTAGCCATATGGCTCCCCACACCATCTGAGCAGGTGGACGACTAGTAGAGATCCTAGTAATCATCCTTAGCTTCCATCTCTCATCAGGATAGCGAAACACCCACTGCTGTTCATGGCTAGAGCCCTTCTGAACAGAGcacttattactaaacttgACTGTGTGCTAACGCCAATTAAACGTCTAATGCTCTTAAGCAAACTAGAGACGCTAGAGAGCATGCCTACAAGTGAGtttaggcctctttttactcctctaacaggttatatagtattgcttaagtgcgtaatagaTAGTTAACTTGCTAGGCTtgtaggtagtagtgttgTTAGGTAGGGCAATCTGGGCGACTTTAGCAAGCTTAGAGTAGGTAATCTGGGGATTCCTTTGTGTTGCGCAGTGTaggagcttcttctgcgtatCAGATAGTATCTTAGGTCTGCCTAAGCAAGGTCTATTGCGTGTAGTTCCTGTAGTGTTAAAATGTTTATAAAGATTTTAGATAGTACGCTTGCAACAGCTAAAGTGACTAGCAACTTTATGGGTACCTGCACCTGCGTGTAGCCACCTAATTGCCTAATCCCGCTCTACAGAATTTAAGCGACGGCGTTTCTGCATCTAATGGTCAAGAAAGTAAGGAAAACGGAGTGGTAGTGGTGAAGTTGTAGGTGGTCAAAAAGTATGGGTGGCTGGGTTGACACGTCGGAGGGACGCTAGCGCGGAACTAACTTTTGACGCGCGACTGTACCAGGTGCGCGCCTGTGACACATCCACCAAACATACTACTGGTTCACAGTTAACAGAAGTAACGCTGTACGCCAAGATGATATACCTTGATACTCACATTGGCACTTTTAAAACCCATGCCTGTGTGCCTGAGAATGCGCATGTGCTACGACTACCCAGATATCGCAATCTAAGCCCACACCGATTCATGCCTACTTGGCGGCAGCTAGGTGTATCATCAACCGACATGGAGGAGGGGGTAGAGCGGGTAGTGACGTTTGAGCACGCATTCAAAGGAGACAGAAGCTGGGAGTTGATACATTAGCGTCTGTAGCTTTTTTGCAGCTCTTAAGATTAGTGTAGCTGGGGAACAGGAAGAGTCTATAACGGCCACTTTGTTCGAcatttttcttctcttctcctCGACTGCTTGTGGTCGACGATAGTGAAGTGAGGTTGTTGGTGGTCGTGGAAGCGAGTGTATCCGATCTTTCAAAGATGGTGCTTGCATGTATGGCTAAATGGGATGATGTATATTATATCTTCTACTCTACTCCATCATGAGCCATCGTTTCCCGATCCCGGTCATCTCCCTGCATGCCACTCAAGCCTTCGCTATTCTGCGTCCCCGTCTCGGTCAGACTCCCACCAACACTATCCCCCTCCCCTTCCGCATCATCTCCTTTGCACCCCAACCCTGCCCAACTACTCCCTGCGGTGCGCATGACGAGTTCGAAATTGAGATCCCGGCTGAACCAGTGCTCGCGGCGCTTGGTCTTGCGCTCACCTCCCTCTATAGCGGTGCGGCTCGCTCTCGTGGTACGCGCGCGCTTCGCGCGGCCGCCCTCGGAGAGCAGGGTGCCGAGGCGAATGCGCTGGGCCTCGAGGGTCTGCTCGTGTGCGACGATGGAGCGGATGTAGGGTGCGAGGTCAAGGGTGATGAGCGGGAAGGGGCGGTCGAAGGAGGAGGGTGTTAGTGTGAAGGATGTGCGGTGGTCGTAAGTGGTGTCTTGGTCTGCGGGGGAGGCGAGGATGTCGAGGGCTGAGGCAAAGACTGAGCGGGTGATGGGGCTGTGCTTCCCGACTTCGGCTTTGTGTTGGAGGATTTGACGCGTGTAGGATTGCTCGAGGCTTGCTGGAACGGGCAGTGAGTGCTCTATCGCGTGATGGGCAAGGCCTGGGAATGTGTTGTGCAGAAGGATGTTTGTCTGTATGGCAAGTGCAGTATCAAGGCTGAGGAAATCTGTGCAGTCGTCCGCTTGCAGGAGGGGAGCATTGACGGTGTAGCTGAGGCGCTCCTTGTCGGTGATTGATGGCAGGGTGGGATCGATGGGCTGGTCATGCATGCTCTCGTAAGAGGGCAGACCTATGCATGAGTAGATGTCTGCGGCGCTGAGAGCATCTGAGAAATTGACTAGGTGGTCGAGCTCGTCGAGGTGAGCAAGTCGATCGTCTTTTTCAGAAGCGACAGACTTCCTGCTGGGCTTTTCTTCTGGAGTCCAAGACGTTGGGTTGATGCCCCAGTCGTTCCAGACCTCCATCAGcaactcttcttctttgtcAAAAACGACATTGCTCCTGGTCTCAAACACATTGTGCGACAGCCAACCCATGCCAGATTGATAGGTGCCTTCACTTGCGACCCTCAGCAAGCGACCTTGTGCGTCGACATCCTTGCCAGGCGGCCAACGCTGATACATCCACTCCAGCCCACCCTTCTTGTCACCAACAGACATCTGACACCAGAAGTTGAGCTCTGTGATACTGGCTCGAAGATCGTGGTTTTTGGAGTTGTAGAGATCCGTGACGGCTTGTCGCTGCAGTATGTGTCCCTCTCTACCTGCCAGTGCAACCAGGTAATCAGTGGCGAGGTCAACAGGCGGCGGATTGAAACGCAGTACAGCTGCCATCGGTAACGCTTGCGTTGGTATTTGCAGTTCATCGTTGCAGGTAATGACGATGGGCCTCTTCGATTGCGAAGCGAGCTTGATGATCTGAGCCCAGAAGTTTTGGTCTTCTTCAAAGAGAATGTCAGCCTCCTCAACAAGTATCAGCGACTGTTTCTGCGACTTGCGCGAGGCTACAACAGGTAGCATAGCTTGAGCAGCTGGTATACTTCTCGCCTTCGCTGGAGATTGCACCACGACCCGGGCCTTTGGCTTTGGTCTTGGTTCGGGCTTTGTGGCGGGCTTTGCTGTGAAGAACGAAGTCATAGTGCCCTGTCGCCCACTGTCGAGATCTTTCTGAAACTCCTTGTCGCGCTCGTTTTCCGTATCATCAGCTGAGACAAGAGAAGCGGATTTCGTCTTGGCTGGCAAGTCGCTTCGCTGATGGTTTACCAGATGATTGGCAGTCATGTCGCCGACTTTATCTTGGATGTCTTTGCCAGCGCGCCGAACACCAGAGTGGAGCTCAAAAACCTCAAAGTCCAGCTCTTTAGCCACAGCGTACACTGTAGCGCTCTTACCGCACCCGTGTGGTCCGCTCAAGAGGATGACATTCTTATTTCTTGTCCATCGTGGCCGCCTCAAGGAAGGACACTGACGCGGTGCAGCACCCTCACGTTGGGGTAACTCGATCAtgtcatcatcatcgtcgtcctCATCGTCCGACACGATGAAGTCGTCTACCGCTGTTCTTCGCTTTTTTCGAGGTGGCTTCCTCGCATCTAGTGGAGCCGTAGTTTTTGAGATATCCTGTGCGGCACCAACAGCCATGACAGTCAAACTCTTCAGCCAGTCTTTGAGTGCGAATGCTTCACTCCCCGGTTGCAGCACATGGTCTGCCCGCCCTGGTCTGTACTTTTGCGCCCATGCCTGGGGTTCACACCTGCCTTCGTCAAAGGAGGTAAGGGTGTGTTCGATCTCATCGAACAGTGTGGTGATGGCTGAATGGGTTTTGGCAAACAACCGATCTGATAATGTCTCCAGCGGTGCTCGAATCTGGGCCCGTACCTTGTGTTGGATGTCGATCCCCGTGGTCAGTAAGCGCATTGGCAAACGCACATCCTCAGG is a genomic window of Ascochyta rabiei chromosome 8, complete sequence containing:
- a CDS encoding Hydroxyacylglutathione hydrolase, whose product is MSFFAAAIRRAPFQSLHLPVTGLFTTRAMHIQSIPMWEGSGNNYAYLVSDSKTREAVIIDPASPEEVLPVLKKETDGGLKLTNIINTHHHHDHAGGNKEILKHFKLPIIGGRDCNLVSKTPAHKETFKIGSIEVTALHTPCHTQDSVCFYFKDGDDKAVFTGDTMFIGGCGRFFEGTAEEMHKALNETLAALPDDTKIYPGHEYTKGNVKFAKTVAKDNEAVKKLDAYSQANKETQGKFTIGDEKKHNVFMLFADPEIQKAAGQTEPVEVVRSLRALKDKL